The Pyrococcus kukulkanii genome contains a region encoding:
- a CDS encoding helix-turn-helix domain-containing protein produces the protein MPRWMMGNMASLKNLMMMLKPLMAEPRRSIIKILGEGVKGTNEIYQALQERGFNMPRSTLYYHLSALEDMGIIEMAGYREEGGGAPEKLWKLKIRKIGIDLVTGEIFRE, from the coding sequence GTGCCAAGATGGATGATGGGCAACATGGCTAGTCTTAAGAACCTGATGATGATGCTCAAACCTTTGATGGCCGAACCGAGGCGAAGCATTATAAAAATCCTTGGGGAAGGTGTTAAGGGGACTAATGAGATATATCAAGCCCTACAGGAGAGGGGCTTTAACATGCCCCGCTCAACGCTCTACTACCACCTCTCGGCCCTCGAAGATATGGGAATAATTGAGATGGCTGGCTATCGAGAGGAGGGGGGAGGGGCACCCGAGAAGCTCTGGAAGCTTAAGATCAGAAAAATAGGGATAGATCTCGTTACTGGAGAGATATTCAGGGAATGA
- a CDS encoding sulfite exporter TauE/SafE family protein: MVVLTYILASVFAIAGMGAAGVLIPNYIAIGLSVHAAMILGLTQNTAELTVATAMNWKKGLIEWRNVARVFVPAALFVPLGAYVNVHTPRILVLVALALFFLFAIYRMVTGGVAESKDRWKTYLLGAIQGFTAGLIGVDASPIAIIAFSYLFRNPKKVSANTAATALGVSGVTLLTYALLLPRIPIATETLLTVATAGFLGGVTGTLLMHRVKPLYVRYTTMALLSLATVEVTAKILTANVPETLHILSVGVVVSGFLAFLCGMGRHMARRPFPSP; the protein is encoded by the coding sequence ATGGTGGTACTCACCTACATCCTCGCGAGTGTATTCGCGATAGCTGGAATGGGAGCGGCAGGGGTGCTCATACCCAACTACATAGCTATAGGACTGAGCGTTCACGCGGCCATGATACTCGGGCTGACCCAAAACACCGCGGAGCTGACCGTTGCAACTGCCATGAACTGGAAGAAGGGCCTCATAGAATGGAGAAATGTTGCAAGGGTATTCGTTCCCGCGGCGCTCTTCGTGCCTTTAGGGGCGTACGTGAATGTCCACACCCCAAGGATCCTCGTACTTGTCGCCCTCGCATTGTTCTTCCTCTTTGCTATCTACCGCATGGTTACCGGTGGAGTAGCAGAGAGCAAAGATAGATGGAAGACATACTTACTGGGAGCCATTCAGGGCTTCACCGCGGGGCTCATAGGTGTGGACGCATCGCCAATAGCAATCATAGCCTTCTCATACCTCTTCAGAAACCCGAAGAAGGTCTCGGCGAACACTGCGGCAACTGCACTCGGAGTTTCGGGCGTTACCCTCCTGACGTACGCTCTCTTGCTCCCAAGGATACCTATAGCCACGGAAACTCTCCTGACAGTGGCGACTGCGGGCTTTCTCGGTGGGGTAACGGGTACACTCCTGATGCACAGGGTGAAACCACTCTACGTCCGCTATACAACAATGGCATTGCTCTCGCTTGCAACCGTTGAGGTAACGGCGAAGATACTCACGGCGAACGTGCCCGAGACACTCCACATACTCAGCGTGGGGGTAGTTGTGAGCGGCTTCCTGGCCTTCCTATGCGGAATGGGGAGACACATGGCGAGAAGGCCCTTCCCCTCCCCGTGA